The proteins below are encoded in one region of Paenibacillus albus:
- a CDS encoding AAA family ATPase codes for MSNVILISGPSGSGKTALSEYIGETSHFTVVSEDKFWGELKANNPGDGGRSLEEEVIIQNQVATKVGQLLEEGNNVVLEFILYCDPPRPLLAYQEALQNKAANLATVLLKPSIDVILERKRIRGRVNEQNAESETAIGVSQLGCLDSPYIHKEWIVNNDSISVSETYEMLARDYKHIFE; via the coding sequence ATGAGCAATGTTATCTTAATTTCTGGTCCTAGTGGCAGCGGCAAAACAGCGCTATCGGAATACATCGGCGAGACAAGTCATTTTACCGTCGTAAGCGAGGATAAATTCTGGGGTGAACTGAAGGCAAACAATCCCGGGGATGGGGGAAGATCTCTCGAAGAGGAGGTCATCATTCAGAACCAGGTTGCGACGAAGGTCGGGCAGCTGCTCGAAGAGGGTAATAACGTCGTGCTCGAATTCATTCTGTATTGCGATCCTCCAAGACCTCTCCTTGCATACCAGGAAGCTCTGCAGAATAAGGCTGCGAACCTTGCAACTGTTCTCCTCAAGCCTTCCATAGACGTGATTTTGGAGAGAAAAAGAATTCGCGGACGTGTAAATGAACAGAACGCTGAGAGTGAAACGGCGATCGGGGTGAGCCAGTTAGGCTGCTTGGACAGCCCTTATATCCATAAGGAATGGATTGTGAATAACGATTCCATCAGCGTATCCGAAACCTATGAAATGCTTGCCCGCGATTACAAGCACATCTTCGAGTAA
- the spoVB gene encoding stage V sporulation protein B, with product MVQKKESFMRGTMALSVAAFINRILGFISGMYVARFLGAEGIGLLMMAHPLVPLVITITELGLPIAISKLVAEAYARDERLKVRRILHVSLAVTGFLSVALTTLSLLGSHWIASIMLSDQRAYYAMLAITPIAPIVAVSAVLKGYFRGIQRMKVIAASDVLEYSVQIACVLALVHLLLPYGVAYAAAGAMAASVISEAISLSFLVISYKLYGEAKVPGETWTGHLRTGKKTLTELLQIGLPTTGTGLVHSVYSAFQPLLIATSLAMAGVSTALATKQFGMLAGYAFPLLFMPSFITQSLSTALVPAASEAVANKNDRLMHERMNQALNLGLLVGAPATVILFQWATPLTTLVYKAPEAGLLLKILAPIFFLHYFDAPLHAILLGLGRANATLWNYVASTAFKAIAIFVFGSQFGIVGVTVGIGIGIIIQTLLNFFSISSSIGIYMSIGPYLKVGACMLLMAICGRWSLEYLTVVQHLSLLWSVVGSILFSLLVYFIALLSMNALRKASRAILIPR from the coding sequence ATGGTACAAAAGAAGGAATCGTTCATGAGAGGGACGATGGCCTTATCTGTCGCTGCTTTCATCAACCGCATTCTTGGTTTTATTAGCGGCATGTATGTCGCTCGCTTTCTTGGAGCGGAAGGAATTGGCTTATTAATGATGGCACATCCTCTCGTGCCGCTTGTCATTACGATTACGGAGCTCGGTTTACCTATTGCGATCTCCAAGCTGGTTGCGGAAGCCTATGCTCGCGATGAGAGGCTGAAGGTTAGGCGCATTTTGCATGTATCGCTGGCGGTTACAGGCTTCTTGAGCGTAGCGCTGACGACTCTATCTTTACTTGGCTCCCATTGGATCGCATCCATCATGCTGAGCGATCAGCGCGCATATTATGCCATGCTTGCGATTACACCGATTGCCCCGATTGTCGCCGTATCCGCGGTTCTGAAGGGTTACTTCCGCGGCATTCAACGAATGAAAGTGATTGCTGCATCCGACGTGCTTGAGTATTCGGTACAGATTGCTTGTGTCCTGGCCTTGGTTCATTTGCTCTTGCCATATGGCGTTGCCTATGCGGCCGCCGGCGCAATGGCTGCCTCCGTAATTAGCGAGGCAATCAGTCTCTCGTTCCTCGTCATTAGTTACAAGCTTTACGGCGAGGCCAAAGTGCCAGGTGAAACATGGACTGGACATCTCAGAACTGGAAAAAAAACTCTCACCGAGCTGCTGCAGATCGGCCTGCCGACAACAGGTACAGGGTTAGTGCATTCGGTATATAGCGCTTTCCAGCCCTTGCTCATTGCAACTAGCCTCGCGATGGCCGGCGTAAGCACTGCGCTTGCTACGAAGCAGTTCGGGATGCTTGCTGGGTATGCGTTTCCGCTTCTATTCATGCCTAGCTTTATTACGCAATCCTTATCCACTGCTCTCGTTCCGGCAGCATCCGAGGCAGTTGCCAATAAGAATGACCGGCTCATGCATGAGCGGATGAATCAAGCGCTGAACTTAGGTCTGCTCGTTGGCGCCCCGGCTACTGTGATTCTGTTCCAGTGGGCAACGCCGCTTACAACCCTTGTCTATAAAGCACCTGAAGCGGGATTGCTGCTGAAGATTTTAGCGCCAATCTTCTTCCTCCACTACTTCGACGCTCCCTTGCATGCCATCCTGCTCGGTCTCGGCCGTGCGAATGCAACGCTCTGGAATTATGTCGCGTCAACCGCTTTCAAGGCGATTGCCATCTTCGTCTTCGGCAGCCAATTCGGCATAGTCGGGGTCACGGTAGGCATCGGAATCGGAATCATCATACAGACACTGCTTAACTTCTTCTCTATCTCGAGCTCGATCGGCATTTATATGAGCATCGGGCCTTATCTGAAGGTTGGCGCTTGCATGCTGCTAATGGCCATATGCGGGCGATGGTCCCTCGAATATTTAACAGTCGTCCAACACCTCTCACTCTTATGGAGCGTCGTGGGCTCCATCCTCTTTTCATTGCTCGTCTATTTCATTGCTCTGCTATCGATGAATGCTTTGCGAAAAGCAAGTCGAGCGATCTTGATTCCACGTTAG
- a CDS encoding lactonase family protein: protein MTSTFAFIGSYANANEPGIYACAYDKETGALTLIGQADGLQNPTFLAPNEKNLTIYTIMEGKDAEGQKCGAAAAYRFDPATGSLQKLNEVITLPATTCHITLDHARQAAMTASYHGGMVSLSPIHEDGSIGQTTDMHKHEGSSVHPAQTQARAHSVIVDNAGRYAVVSDLGLDTLFVYELDSANQRMQLHNKTTIAPGSGPRHFVFHPELPFGYGINELNNTITVYAYDADEGRLQVVQTISTLPESFAGESATADIHLSPDGKFLYSSNRGHDSLAVYRVDSADGRIEPVEYAPTLGGHPRNFGISPDGRFVLVANRDGNNIVTFSRDAESGKLLPTGSELQVSKPVCIRFTEVV from the coding sequence ATGACTTCGACATTTGCCTTTATCGGCTCCTATGCGAACGCGAATGAACCCGGCATCTATGCTTGTGCATACGACAAAGAAACAGGTGCATTAACTTTGATCGGTCAAGCGGATGGCCTGCAGAATCCGACATTCCTAGCTCCTAACGAGAAGAATCTTACGATCTATACAATTATGGAGGGGAAAGATGCTGAAGGGCAAAAATGCGGTGCCGCCGCCGCGTACCGCTTCGATCCTGCAACAGGCAGCCTGCAGAAATTAAACGAAGTGATCACTCTTCCTGCCACGACATGCCATATTACGCTTGATCATGCACGTCAAGCTGCCATGACAGCGAGCTATCACGGCGGTATGGTCAGCCTCTCGCCGATTCATGAAGATGGCAGCATCGGTCAAACGACCGACATGCATAAACATGAAGGCTCCAGTGTCCATCCTGCTCAAACGCAGGCTAGAGCGCATTCGGTCATTGTCGACAACGCTGGACGGTATGCGGTCGTGTCCGATCTCGGTCTTGATACGCTCTTCGTGTACGAGCTAGATTCGGCGAACCAACGCATGCAATTGCACAATAAGACAACCATCGCTCCTGGTTCTGGTCCACGCCACTTCGTGTTTCATCCGGAGCTGCCATTTGGATATGGCATTAATGAATTGAACAACACGATCACGGTCTATGCCTACGATGCGGATGAAGGACGTCTCCAAGTTGTACAGACGATCTCCACGCTGCCGGAGTCATTCGCGGGAGAAAGTGCTACAGCGGACATCCACCTCTCGCCCGATGGTAAATTCCTGTATAGCTCTAACCGCGGGCATGACAGCTTGGCGGTCTACCGCGTTGACTCGGCAGACGGCCGTATCGAGCCAGTTGAATATGCACCGACGCTAGGAGGTCATCCGCGGAATTTCGGGATCTCGCCTGACGGCCGCTTCGTGCTAGTCGCGAACCGGGACGGCAACAATATCGTAACGTTTAGCCGTGATGCTGAGTCGGGCAAGCTTCTGCCGACTGGCAGCGAGCTTCAAGTGTCGAAGCCGGTATGTATCCGATTCACTGAGGTTGTGTAA
- a CDS encoding AAA family ATPase: protein MFNVCPACGEYRVDKIIQQSADGTYAICPECEHPHPFLQLPLFIVTGASGAGKSTLVLQLSKLANDFVVMESDILWDNRFNEPETSYRDYRETWLRMAKNIAQAGKPVVLCGTATPDQLEDCVERRYFSEIHYIALVCESGVLEERLKGRPAWRGSDSDGFIKGMIGFNQWFIEQGQAESMPRIVAIDTSHDTSQETARKVHELICEISFRSDVIA from the coding sequence ATGTTCAATGTATGCCCAGCTTGCGGCGAATACCGTGTAGATAAAATCATTCAGCAATCCGCTGACGGCACTTACGCAATCTGTCCCGAATGCGAGCATCCACATCCGTTTCTGCAATTGCCGCTGTTTATCGTGACGGGAGCGAGCGGAGCCGGAAAATCGACCTTAGTACTGCAGCTCTCAAAGCTCGCAAATGACTTCGTGGTGATGGAATCGGATATTTTGTGGGACAACCGCTTCAATGAACCGGAGACGAGTTATCGCGATTATCGGGAAACGTGGCTGCGAATGGCTAAGAACATTGCACAAGCAGGGAAGCCTGTTGTATTATGCGGCACGGCGACACCAGATCAGCTCGAAGACTGCGTGGAGAGGCGGTATTTTAGCGAAATTCATTATATTGCACTCGTTTGTGAGAGCGGCGTGCTCGAGGAACGGCTGAAAGGCCGACCTGCATGGAGAGGCAGCGACAGTGACGGTTTTATAAAAGGAATGATCGGATTTAATCAATGGTTTATTGAGCAGGGGCAAGCGGAGAGTATGCCTCGAATAGTTGCAATTGATACGAGCCATGACACATCTCAAGAAACAGCGCGCAAAGTTCATGAGCTGATCTGTGAAATATCCTTTCGATCGGACGTGATCGCTTGA
- a CDS encoding GNAT family N-acetyltransferase, translated as MTKYFDDVYAREGNLFFDKCLFICNEDDVPVGTCFIWKAYGSINTLHWLKVLKAYEGKGLGRALVSAVVKDLAVEDYPVFLHTHPSSFRAIKLYSDFGFALLSDPVIGSRNNDLVECLPILQEHMPAEDYKNLRICQAPEEFLEAVGSSPINQF; from the coding sequence ATGACGAAATACTTTGATGATGTGTATGCGCGGGAAGGGAATTTGTTCTTCGACAAATGTTTGTTTATTTGTAACGAAGATGATGTACCTGTTGGAACCTGCTTTATCTGGAAGGCATACGGCAGCATCAACACGCTTCACTGGCTAAAGGTGCTGAAGGCGTACGAGGGCAAAGGTTTAGGCAGGGCGTTAGTTTCTGCAGTTGTGAAGGATTTAGCGGTTGAAGACTACCCTGTATTTCTCCATACGCATCCATCCAGTTTCCGTGCGATCAAGCTCTACTCGGACTTCGGCTTCGCTTTATTATCAGACCCGGTAATTGGAAGCAGGAACAACGACTTGGTGGAGTGCCTTCCTATCTTGCAAGAGCACATGCCTGCTGAAGATTATAAAAATCTGCGAATATGCCAGGCGCCGGAAGAGTTCTTGGAAGCGGTAGGCTCATCACCAATTAATCAGTTTTGA
- a CDS encoding helix-turn-helix transcriptional regulator, whose protein sequence is MNRQARLQALSEFLKKRREQLMPETVGLPAGTRRRTPGLRREEVAQLAGVSTTWYTWLEQGRDIQVSASVLDCVATALRLTSDERKYIFSLAMESTSAPTPGLERTLEINPSLQRILQELRYCPTIVTDRRFRIVGWNEAASRVFLDFNSLHAEDRNLIRLLFGRKDFRRLAVNWEHFALDFLAIFRAYYGRYVEDEWYSSFLMEMRESYPNFDSLWEQSRVSLAPDMLIEFRHAAAGKMLFQLTSLQVQGEDDLRCSIYTPAADTKTESKLRKLVDTPSRN, encoded by the coding sequence ATGAATCGGCAAGCCAGACTGCAAGCTTTATCTGAATTTCTGAAGAAGCGGCGCGAGCAGCTGATGCCTGAAACGGTCGGCCTTCCTGCCGGCACTCGCCGAAGAACGCCTGGGCTGCGCCGCGAAGAAGTCGCACAGCTCGCAGGTGTGAGCACCACCTGGTACACGTGGCTCGAACAAGGACGCGATATTCAAGTTTCGGCTTCCGTTCTGGACTGTGTCGCGACGGCACTCCGTCTGACCTCCGACGAACGGAAGTATATCTTCTCGCTGGCGATGGAGTCTACAAGCGCGCCAACTCCGGGGTTGGAGCGGACGCTAGAGATCAATCCATCCCTACAGCGCATCTTACAGGAGCTCCGTTACTGCCCAACAATCGTTACAGACAGACGATTCCGCATCGTAGGATGGAATGAAGCCGCTTCGCGCGTATTTCTTGATTTCAACTCGCTCCATGCCGAAGACCGTAACCTGATTCGTTTATTATTCGGGCGAAAAGATTTTCGGCGATTAGCGGTGAATTGGGAGCATTTCGCGCTTGATTTCTTGGCGATCTTCCGCGCCTATTACGGACGATACGTGGAGGATGAGTGGTACAGCAGCTTCCTCATGGAAATGAGGGAGTCTTATCCCAACTTCGATTCCCTCTGGGAGCAGAGCCGCGTCAGTCTCGCACCAGATATGCTGATCGAATTCCGACATGCGGCTGCAGGCAAAATGCTGTTCCAGCTGACTTCACTACAAGTTCAAGGCGAAGATGACCTGCGCTGCAGCATCTATACGCCAGCCGCGGATACGAAGACCGAATCGAAGCTGCGCAAGCTGGTGGATACGCCTTCTCGTAACTAA
- the fabF gene encoding beta-ketoacyl-ACP synthase II: MERVVITGMGIISPLGNETALFWERLKRGDSGVSAIDTIDASRLKSRIAGVVRDFDSEARFGRKEARRMDRFVQFAMAAAEQAWTDAGLNTASIDQERLGVYVGSGIGGLNTLLEQDGVLRERGPDRVSPTLVPMLISNMASAMISIHYGALGPSMSPVTACSIGNTAIGEAFRLIRSGGADVMFAGGSEAAITELSLASFGNATSLSTNNENPTGASRPFDRSRDGFIIAEGAGIVILESLSHALARGATIYGEVIGYGASSDAYHIVATHPEGTGAFLAMKAALRDAGITTSDVDVISAHATSTHVGDISETKAIKRLFGDDAYRVPVTANKSMTGHMLGAAGGAEAIALMNSLREGIIPPTINQEESDPDCDLDYVPNTAREAKLRIGMSNSFGFGGHNAVIVLRRYDDESTR, from the coding sequence ATGGAAAGAGTAGTCATTACTGGCATGGGGATTATTTCGCCGCTAGGCAACGAAACGGCTTTGTTCTGGGAGCGATTGAAGAGAGGCGATTCCGGGGTCAGCGCCATTGATACGATAGATGCAAGCCGTTTGAAGTCACGTATTGCCGGAGTCGTGCGAGATTTCGACAGCGAAGCGAGATTCGGACGCAAGGAAGCGAGAAGAATGGACCGATTCGTTCAATTTGCGATGGCAGCGGCCGAGCAAGCATGGACGGATGCGGGATTGAACACTGCTTCCATCGATCAAGAAAGACTGGGCGTGTATGTCGGATCAGGAATCGGTGGACTGAATACGCTGCTCGAGCAAGATGGTGTCCTAAGAGAGCGTGGACCGGATAGGGTAAGCCCGACGCTCGTACCGATGTTGATCTCGAATATGGCTTCTGCGATGATTAGCATCCACTACGGCGCACTTGGCCCATCGATGTCGCCAGTAACTGCATGCTCGATAGGTAACACTGCGATCGGCGAAGCTTTTCGGCTTATTCGATCAGGTGGGGCTGACGTTATGTTCGCGGGAGGCTCGGAAGCAGCGATAACGGAACTGTCGCTCGCGAGCTTCGGCAACGCGACCTCGCTATCGACCAACAACGAGAATCCGACTGGAGCAAGTCGTCCCTTCGACCGCAGCCGTGACGGCTTCATCATTGCCGAAGGTGCGGGCATCGTGATCTTGGAATCACTATCCCATGCGCTTGCGAGAGGTGCGACGATCTATGGGGAAGTGATCGGGTACGGAGCCAGCTCGGATGCGTATCATATCGTTGCCACACATCCGGAAGGCACTGGTGCCTTTCTCGCGATGAAAGCGGCATTAAGAGATGCGGGAATTACGACAAGCGACGTGGATGTTATCAGCGCACACGCGACAAGCACGCATGTCGGTGATATCTCCGAGACGAAGGCGATCAAACGGCTGTTCGGAGACGATGCTTATCGAGTGCCTGTTACGGCAAACAAATCGATGACTGGTCATATGCTGGGCGCTGCGGGCGGTGCCGAAGCAATCGCACTTATGAATTCGCTTCGAGAGGGCATTATTCCGCCTACAATCAATCAAGAGGAGAGCGATCCGGACTGCGATTTGGATTACGTGCCGAATACTGCGCGTGAGGCGAAGCTTCGGATTGGCATGTCCAACTCTTTCGGCTTCGGCGGACACAATGCCGTGATCGTGCTTCGACGCTATGACGATGAGAGTACAAGATAA
- a CDS encoding glycoside hydrolase family 13 protein, with protein MNKVWWKEAVAYQIYPRSFMDSNGDGIGDLQGIISKLDYLKDLGVDVLWVCPFFKSPNDDNGYDISDYQDIMEEFGTMEDFDLLLKETHARGMKLILDLVINHTSDEHPWFIESRSSKDNAKRDWYIWRDGRDGHEPNNWESIFSGSAWQFDETTEQYYLHIFSVRQPDLNWENPDVRDALYDTVNWWLDKGIDGFRVDAISHIKKIPGLTDMPNPEKLDYVPSFEGHMNREGIQTFLKELKERTFDNYDIMTVGEANGVSIEQADDWVGEQNGKFDMIFQFEHLGLWDVGLGKGVDVLALKETLSKWQQGLENRGWNALFFENHDQPRSVSTWGNDTEFWEQSAKMLGACYFFMQGTPYIYQGQELGMTNVKFDSIDDYNDVGMINYYRIETAKGRPHEEVMEVIWKRGRDNSRTPMQWSDTLNAGFTTGKPWIGVNPNYTKINVEHEQEDPNSILNFYKDMIRLRKEYPQFVYGAYELLLKDDKQIFAYTRSSDSGKALVICNFSAESAELKLPAGTADGKQLLMLHNYPVEDEGAIRDCTLKPYEARVYIISNLD; from the coding sequence ATGAACAAGGTTTGGTGGAAAGAAGCGGTAGCTTATCAGATTTATCCGCGCAGCTTTATGGACAGTAACGGAGACGGAATCGGCGACTTACAGGGCATCATCTCTAAGCTTGATTATTTGAAGGATCTAGGCGTCGATGTGCTGTGGGTGTGCCCGTTCTTCAAATCTCCGAATGACGATAATGGCTATGATATTTCCGATTATCAAGACATCATGGAAGAGTTCGGCACGATGGAAGATTTCGACCTGCTGCTGAAGGAGACACATGCTCGTGGCATGAAGCTCATCCTTGATTTGGTCATCAATCATACAAGCGATGAACATCCGTGGTTTATTGAATCCCGTTCATCGAAGGACAATGCGAAGCGGGATTGGTACATTTGGCGAGACGGCAGGGACGGTCATGAACCGAACAACTGGGAAAGTATTTTCAGCGGCTCCGCTTGGCAGTTTGACGAGACGACGGAACAGTACTACTTGCATATTTTCTCCGTGAGGCAGCCGGATTTGAATTGGGAAAATCCCGATGTGCGCGATGCACTCTACGATACGGTAAACTGGTGGCTCGACAAAGGCATTGATGGCTTCCGCGTTGATGCGATTAGTCATATTAAGAAAATTCCGGGTCTAACGGATATGCCAAACCCTGAGAAGCTTGACTATGTGCCATCGTTCGAGGGGCATATGAATCGTGAAGGAATTCAAACGTTCTTAAAGGAATTGAAGGAGAGAACATTCGACAACTATGACATCATGACGGTCGGCGAAGCGAATGGCGTAAGCATTGAACAGGCGGATGATTGGGTAGGCGAGCAGAACGGCAAATTCGATATGATTTTCCAGTTTGAGCATTTAGGATTATGGGATGTCGGTCTGGGTAAAGGCGTTGACGTGCTTGCGCTCAAGGAGACGTTGTCCAAATGGCAGCAAGGGCTCGAAAACCGAGGCTGGAACGCGTTGTTCTTCGAAAATCACGATCAGCCCCGCTCAGTATCCACATGGGGCAATGATACCGAATTCTGGGAGCAAAGCGCTAAGATGCTTGGTGCCTGCTACTTCTTCATGCAAGGAACGCCTTATATCTATCAAGGCCAAGAGCTAGGTATGACGAACGTGAAATTCGATTCCATCGACGATTACAACGATGTCGGCATGATCAATTATTACCGCATCGAAACCGCGAAAGGCCGACCGCATGAGGAAGTAATGGAGGTCATCTGGAAGCGAGGCCGCGACAATTCGAGAACGCCGATGCAATGGTCGGATACGCTGAATGCGGGCTTTACGACAGGCAAGCCGTGGATAGGGGTCAACCCGAACTACACCAAGATCAATGTGGAACACGAGCAGGAGGATCCCAACTCTATCCTGAATTTCTACAAGGATATGATTCGCTTGCGTAAGGAATATCCGCAATTCGTTTATGGCGCCTATGAACTGCTGCTGAAGGACGATAAACAGATCTTCGCGTATACGCGCAGCAGCGATAGCGGCAAAGCGCTCGTAATCTGCAACTTCTCTGCGGAGAGCGCAGAGCTGAAGCTTCCGGCGGGGACAGCGGATGGCAAGCAGCTGTTGATGCTGCATAACTATCCGGTCGAAGATGAAGGAGCGATTCGGGATTGCACGCTTAAGCCATATGAGGCGCGAGTGTATATCATCAGTAATTTAGATTAA
- a CDS encoding dihydrolipoamide acetyltransferase family protein — MATNIVIPSLGLTMEEGIIIEWLVKEGTLVEKEDSILLIETDKATAEVVAPASGILGGIVATAGDAVPVGVKVGTIYSSQAELEEGRKATVPVVGALLQREQERTPIVAQADLPAQTPVKAIEDPFIKASPAARRLARELEITLVGISGTGPGGRILESNVSRHASMLRAESSPLLTPLAPILAEKSIDNQSYTSQPSAMRRTIARRMMESTQSTAPVTIFMEVRMDETIKVREHLNHALREDHRNLKVTYDAIFVKALALALRKHPNMQAEWSEDALIQPEGIHIGFAVSLPNGLVVPVVRHADRQSLVSISSEVARLIAVARNGQLKKEDMSGGTITISNIGKYPVIGFTPIINLPQACILGIGGIQEKAIVVNGAITVGNVAELSLTFDHQINDGIPAAAFLADIKSTLESPFKLFLEP, encoded by the coding sequence ATGGCTACGAATATCGTTATTCCTTCACTGGGGTTAACAATGGAAGAAGGTATTATTATCGAATGGCTCGTGAAGGAAGGGACTCTGGTTGAGAAAGAAGATTCCATTCTGCTCATTGAGACTGACAAAGCTACAGCGGAAGTAGTCGCGCCAGCAAGTGGTATTCTTGGAGGAATCGTGGCGACCGCCGGCGATGCCGTACCCGTTGGCGTGAAAGTAGGAACCATTTATTCGTCACAAGCAGAGCTCGAAGAGGGAAGAAAAGCCACTGTCCCCGTTGTAGGAGCTCTTCTACAGAGAGAACAGGAACGTACGCCAATCGTAGCTCAAGCTGATTTACCAGCGCAGACTCCTGTTAAAGCAATTGAAGACCCGTTCATTAAAGCTTCCCCGGCTGCGAGAAGGCTGGCTCGTGAGCTAGAGATCACGCTTGTTGGCATTTCAGGTACAGGTCCTGGAGGCCGAATCTTGGAATCCAATGTGTCACGTCATGCTAGCATGCTCCGCGCAGAATCATCTCCTCTTCTAACTCCATTGGCTCCTATCCTTGCAGAAAAGAGTATCGACAATCAATCCTATACTTCTCAGCCATCTGCGATGCGACGCACGATTGCGAGGCGCATGATGGAATCCACACAATCGACAGCACCTGTTACGATCTTTATGGAAGTTCGAATGGATGAGACGATTAAAGTTCGCGAGCATTTGAATCATGCTTTGCGAGAGGATCACAGAAACTTAAAGGTGACTTACGATGCCATCTTCGTGAAAGCTCTGGCGTTGGCGCTCCGGAAACATCCGAACATGCAAGCAGAGTGGAGCGAAGATGCGTTGATTCAACCTGAGGGCATACATATCGGATTCGCGGTTTCTTTGCCTAACGGACTCGTCGTGCCAGTCGTGCGCCACGCAGATCGTCAATCGCTAGTGTCGATTTCTTCTGAAGTGGCGAGGCTTATAGCAGTTGCAAGAAATGGCCAGCTTAAGAAGGAGGATATGAGCGGGGGAACAATTACGATATCCAACATAGGGAAGTACCCTGTGATCGGGTTTACTCCGATCATTAATCTGCCGCAAGCCTGTATCCTTGGCATCGGCGGCATTCAAGAGAAAGCGATTGTTGTAAACGGAGCCATTACAGTTGGCAATGTCGCCGAGCTTAGCTTGACATTCGATCATCAGATTAATGATGGCATACCCGCGGCTGCTTTCTTGGCGGACATCAAATCCACACTTGAAAGCCCGTTTAAGTTGTTTCTCGAGCCGTAA
- a CDS encoding thiamine pyrophosphate-dependent dehydrogenase E1 component subunit alpha, which translates to MSTNTQSAQLPNKHDVRSFDSEFVLDLLKEMLRIREFELRAEEQTLAGNVVGGVHLAIGHEAVAVGVMKALKSEDYVTGPHRGHHIVIAKGSDMKNIMAELMGKATGLSGGRGGSMHMADVETGLLGVNGIVGASIVVATGAAFSAKYLGQDRVAAAFFGDGGANKGQFHESLNMASILDLPAIYVCENNEFAVETAVSYSTGVDHIAERGSSYRIPGIIVDGLDVLDVYLAAKEARLRAVQESRPTLIEAKTYRFKGHSIGDKENYRTKEEVQERMKSDPIFKLKHQLEDAGWLNEEQWNEMKLDVENEVAAAVDFALRSPLPDAATALRHVYSKEVF; encoded by the coding sequence TTGTCTACGAATACCCAATCTGCGCAGCTACCGAATAAACACGATGTCCGGAGCTTCGACTCTGAATTTGTGCTGGATTTACTGAAGGAAATGCTTCGCATACGGGAGTTTGAATTACGGGCCGAGGAACAAACGCTCGCAGGCAACGTCGTTGGTGGCGTCCATCTGGCAATCGGTCATGAAGCAGTCGCAGTCGGTGTTATGAAAGCGCTTAAATCAGAGGATTACGTTACCGGTCCGCATCGTGGACATCACATCGTTATTGCTAAAGGTTCGGATATGAAGAACATCATGGCCGAGTTGATGGGTAAAGCGACAGGTCTTTCAGGCGGACGCGGCGGAAGCATGCACATGGCGGACGTGGAAACAGGGCTTCTTGGCGTCAATGGAATCGTAGGCGCGTCGATCGTAGTAGCCACAGGCGCTGCTTTCTCCGCGAAGTATTTAGGCCAGGATCGCGTAGCCGCAGCTTTTTTTGGAGACGGAGGAGCGAACAAAGGACAATTTCATGAGAGCTTGAACATGGCCTCTATTCTGGATTTGCCTGCAATCTATGTCTGTGAGAATAACGAGTTCGCAGTAGAGACAGCTGTTTCCTACTCGACAGGCGTCGATCATATTGCGGAGAGAGGCTCAAGCTACAGAATACCTGGGATTATCGTTGATGGGCTCGATGTGCTCGATGTCTATCTTGCAGCAAAGGAAGCTCGCCTCCGAGCCGTGCAGGAGAGCAGGCCGACACTGATTGAAGCCAAAACCTATCGCTTCAAAGGACATTCCATCGGTGACAAGGAGAACTACAGAACGAAGGAAGAAGTGCAAGAACGCATGAAAAGCGATCCTATCTTTAAATTGAAGCATCAGCTCGAAGATGCAGGCTGGTTAAACGAAGAACAATGGAACGAAATGAAGCTTGATGTAGAGAATGAAGTGGCTGCGGCTGTTGATTTCGCTCTGAGAAGCCCGCTGCCTGATGCTGCAACCGCCTTACGCCACGTTTATTCGAAAGAGGTGTTCTAG